Within Lolium rigidum isolate FL_2022 chromosome 5, APGP_CSIRO_Lrig_0.1, whole genome shotgun sequence, the genomic segment GCATATATGTTTGTGCTTGTCCTTTTAAGCTGATGGGGCCACATTGCTTACTATGGGTCTTCATCACTGATTTCAGGATAAAAGCACTTTAACTATCAGGTAGCTTGGAAGAACATCACCATACTCCGTTATGTCAGCTTGGAGGTTGTTGCAGCTTTTGGTTGCCTCTCTCTGTAAATAATCAACATTTGAGTAGTGCACCATTGCTATGAAGGCCGTGTTCTctgcttggctttatgcaaatagcaGCCACGACTTCCTCTCTTTAGTTTGGTTATCCTGGATGCTCAGGTACCTATCTCATTTACTAATGTTGTTATTCCAAGTTGCTTTTTATGATTTTTGTAGCCTGATAGGACTGAGCCTTTTATATTTTATTCTCATTTACTTGTGTTGTCATTATTCCATAATGGAATTTGAGCACGTCAGCTTTTGAAATGAAAATAATCTAGCTAGAATGATAAAATAAAGAGATTAAATGAAATACTTGGTTTGGAAATAGTTCAGACAAAGATACTTTATTGATTGCGGAGTAAGCACACCGCCATATATAAGAGCGCATCTATTTATCATTCCATGAAATGGAGAGTAAGTAAACAGACACTAACTCATTAACGGGAGTGACATGTATATCTTTTGTAGTGAACATGGCGTCCATAATTCAGTGGTACTGTCATTATTTCTTATTCCCGAGCACTGGTTAAGGTTCTTTTAACTATCTTTTTGTGGTGCCTTAGGGACACAACTATGTTAGCTCTTTGGAGTGAAAATGCCGAAGCATCAAATGAATTACTCTGGCTATGGGATGGGCTTTCAAGACTCTAAAATTATGATTTCTCGAGCTGCTTCACTGGTAGCTTTCTTTCCTATTGCCAGGAGCTTCGTGTTCATGCATTTTCTCTGCATATTTTGATTATAGTGATGTTATGTCTCAGCAAGCAATTGTTCTCAACTATGCATCTATACAAATATGCCAGGAGTTGTTGCATTGTGCTAAGGTAGTTTTCGGTGTGGTTTGGCAATTTATTATCACATATATGTAAAATTGCTTTCCAAGCCAACCCACCCACCCATAGGACTTGGTTAAAATTCTCCTTATTTTTTTCTGACCAAAAAAATCTGGTTTACTGCATTTCCATTGCACCAATGGTGGCATGATATCACAGTCGTGTTTAAATTAAGGCAATCAGCTGTACACATTCAGCAAACTAAGGGTTGCTTTGGCATATATTGCTAGCTCTGGATTTGTTGGACATccttttatgtaaaaatatcttCCAACGCATACAACTTTTGAGCTATAGATGTCATTTGAACCTTAAGACAAGCTTTAACATAGATGAAAAATATCTTCCAACACATGCAACTTTCGAGATATACATGTGATTTGTTCATCCTGACTATAATTTATGTATAGCTTTATAGTTTCTgaatcttttatttttcttattcctTTGGTTTTTCAAATGACATGTATATCTTGAAAGGTGTATGTGTTGAAACATATATTTATTCTATGTTAAATCTCATCTTCAGGTTCGTTATACCTGTCTCACAGTCTGATTATTTTTAAAATATAAGCCAAATTACTAAATATTGGTCCCTGGAGTTTTCACTTGTCATAAAAGGTGAGTATTTTGCTCTCAAAACTGATAAATTTCTTTGTTTGGGTCTCTATGCTAGAAAATTTATTGTTGTTCAGTTGTCAGGCATGATAAAATGCTTTATCAAGTTTTGAATTTAGTTTTGGGTGATGAATATTATCTctttattacaattaaggttcagAACTTGCTATTTTGCTTATCCTCATGTTAATATGAATCCTTgtctagaaaagaaaaaaaaacgagtTCAGATAAGTAATGTCATGCAACACGGTAGTGGCGGTGGACTGCTCGAAGAGTTGGAGAAGCGGGCGCTGTCAGCGGCGCTTGCCTCTTCACCCTCTACTCAAGCGATTTGATTTGTCTCCCTCAGTGTGCAATGCACCATGGATGTTTGTCTCAGGTCAGGTTTATGATGTGCCTAGCCCTTTGAATTATGTACAGGCTATGGGGGGACTTATTAGTCAGATCAGCGTGTATTTTGTCTGGCCTTTGAGGGTTAGGATCCGTGTCCTGCCAGAATAGATGCAGCTCATGTATTCGTAGGGTATTTTCATTTGTATTTCGTTTTTGGAGAACATCTGTTTCTTTTTATCTATGTGAAGAACACATCTGAATATTCATTAGACGTGAAATGACAAATGAGTTACCGCGAATAGCAAGAACTAGGGTATTCAATATGTGTGCTTTGAGGTATATAGCTCAGAGACCTACACTGTTCTTAACTAAAATTAATTCTATTTGTCACACAAAGTAGTGGCATCGTTGCTACTGTCAACTGGTACATTTTAGTTTCTTATACTACCTtcttttttgtaaaattatttgaTTGTTCTTAGTttccaaaagaaaaggaaattctcTATTGCGATGCAGTTATAAACTTATATTCGAATTCAGTGCATGCTCTTTTTCCGTAATAGTTTCATGGTTTCTTTAACTATGATTGTGGCATGTTATTCTTACCTAGGTCAGAAAACCTCATGGAAAGGTCAGCCAAATTACTGATAAATGTTATATTACATTTCAACATTTTATTGAGCATTTGTTCTTTGTGTCGATTCTAATATATTTAAATGGTGCAGACATCTTTGAATCATGGAATAGAAATTATCATAATAATATTATATACATGTCTATAGAGACGAAGCTGAAACCAAGTTTGTCTTCTTTGACAGTAGTGAGAAAACCCATTGGAATGCCTTTGCTCAGGCTCCTATTCCATGGTCAAGCACCTGGTATGCCACTTTAACATATTGTTGAGCATAATGTGGAATTTTTTCTACCCCCCAGGAGAACTAGCTTCCATCAACTTGCGCAATTTTCGGTTCGTAGTCTGGCTTACTTAAAAAATTGGTCACTAATAACTGATTACATTTCATTGAAGAAACTTGGATAAGAGCACAATCGCACCTTCCAAAATAAATGCAGTTTTACCTATCATGTAGGTATTTGCTCCTTCACAGTCAGCTGTATAAACCAAAAGCCAACATTATTACAAGCCTGCCATCTATTAGTTTGAGAAATATTTAAATCTATATATGCTGCATTCTTGTTATCGCATTTATATTCTAAGTTGTACGGAACCGATAGTACTTTTTAGTTCTTTGTCATAATTACCCAAATAACAGTTAAATTTTGCTTGTTCTTTCCATGGAGTAACTAATCGAGCACCAATTATTGCCATTGTGGGAATGGACATCCATATTTTTCATTATGTTTTATTGAAAATATATAGAAGCTTCCTTCTTTTGGGCAATGTGGTAGATGTAACAAGTGCCACTTGAATAAGCCATATATCACTATAAGAAGACATTGATTccaatttctttttttcttgcaGTAACCATCTGAACTTTATCTCCATCAACAGGTTAGGCTAGCCCAACCACAAGAAATAGAGTACTTATATTGTTGAAACGAAGAGTTTGCATAAAAATAACTGTTGTGCGAACTCGACAACGGCTTCAAGTTGCAAACCCTCGCTCTGGCTCTCAGATTTCCTGCACCGCCATCTGCACAGGCCAAAAGCAAGGTCAGACCCGGCTCTGCGCCTCCGCCCTCAACCTTCTGATGCCACAGCCCTCCAGAGACGGCAACAACAGTACCGTTGTCAGACCCTCCTTGCCCTTCCAGTACCAACTACCAAGGAAGGAAATCGTCATCGTCCTCTCATCTGACAAGGAGGACAATGACACCAGGTACTGAGGAGCTCAAGGTGAACGAAAAGTCGGAGCAACTACAACAGCGTACCACTGATGTTGTATAACAACAGTATGGCTAAGAATCCTTAATGCAGATCGCTCCTCTACTGCTAATTAGGGTAATATATGAACAATCACCATCTCTGGCTGAAGCCTGTGGAAATAAGAGTCGGTGTTGTGTGAAATAGTCCAGTAGAACAATGCACCAGCCCCATCTGGCTTATGTAAACAATGTTTGTATGAAAATCAAAATTAGGCTGCTCCCTCAGGAATCATTAGATTAATTGTTTGTTTGCTTATACATAATATCTTGGCATCGTTGTCTTTCAAAGTGATTGGGATCATACCGCGAAGCGGGCCGCCTTCCGACCTAGTAGACAACATTCTATGTACATTCcctgatgttttttttttggctgtgctTTCCCTGATATTTTGCAGCTTCTTAGGAAGGTAAACTTTTTATGCAGAATggtaaattttaaaaatacaagtcTTCCAATTTTTGAGAATTTTGTTACTTGTGCCATGTTGTTTAGTAGGCAATCATATTATTGTTGTTGTTTAGTAGGCAATTATATTATTTATAACTGAACACTATTGTTGTTGTTTCTATAGACATAATTTTAGGTGAACTTTTGACTTGAACCTTAGAGCGGCACTAATTGGGACCCTTGTCAAAGTGCCTCACTAGGTTgctacctattggggcacttctccgAACTGCCTCTGTAGGTGTATatctattggggcacttctccgAACTGCCTCTGTAGGTCTATatctattggggcacttctccaaactgcctCTGTAGGTGTATACCTAATGGGGCACTTCTTCAAACTGCCTCTGTAGGTGTATatctattggggcacttctccaaactgcctCTGTAGGtgtatacctattggggcacttcttCAAACTACCTCTGTAGGTGTATATCTATTGGGACATTAGAGGCATTTTGGTTAAAGTGCCTCTAATGGAGggtatttaggggcactttgaaaagtgcccttgggcaaagtgcccctaaatcccTACCGTATACTAGTGGCTCCGCCCCTCTTAACCTCCAAGGCCGTAGCCTCATCAACCATCCGGATAAACGGGGTAAATTCGCTGGTGTCGTATCACGCATCCTTTCCTCGCACCAAGGCCCCGGTCGCCGCTTCTGCATCCCCGATGGCCACGGACGAAGCATCTACGGAGCAGCTACCACCATGGACGCCTGGCTCCGGTCCCCCGCTCTGGATAACCTGCAGGAGCTCGATGTATGGTACGACCGATGCCACCAGGTGCCGGCATCGACGTTTCGCTTCTCGGCCACCCTCCGTGTCCTCGCCATCGGAGGATGCGACCTCTCCAAAAGCAGCACCGTCCAAGGACTAGGCTTCCCCGTGCTCAAGCAGCTAGGAATCGAGTGTGTCATCATCTCGGAGTCCTCAATTCACAGCTTGATTGCTTCTTGCCCCGTTCTCGAGTGCTTGTCTATTACGTACACCTACGGGTTCAGTTGTCTCCGGATCAACTCCCATAGCATTAAAAAGATTCATATCTATGGCTGCGGGACTGATGAACCTGAGCAGACGGATCCAATCGAGTTGAAGGAACTCATCATTGAGAGTGCCCCTTGCCTTGAAATCTTACAGGATATCTGCAACGATGGTTTGCATGCATCCATTGTTTCCGCGCCCAAACTGGAGACATTGGGCATCCTTAATGAGCACAAGCGTGACGGCGTGGACTACTCCACCCGACTAGTGTTTGGCTCCACAGTGATTCAGGTAATTGTGGTATTTGTAATCATACTTCTTTCATTTAcgaggatcctaacatgcttatgTGTGTGTGTGGAAAAATTACTTATCAGCTACACATGTGCATAATGTTGTCTTCCATGTATGTTCAAGGGATTGCGCGTTGATGGTGCGCACTGTCAAGGATTTATCTGTTTGTATGATGGCCCTTAATTTGGATATAGTTATTGAATTGATGAAATGTTTTCCGTGCTTGGAGAAGCTCTCCCTTCGGGTAACGTTGCATCATCGATAGTTCGTACGTAGTGTTGAACTGCTCATTTGATCTTTTCACTCTTGAAGTTGTTAAATTTTTTTTATATGTGTTCTTTACAGGGTTGGTCAACAGGGGAAAAGAATTTGTGGCGTCGTAAACACCGAAAGCTTATCGGATGTCTTGATATTCGTCTAAAGACAATAGTGATATCATCTTATCGGGGCATTTGGTCTGAAATTAACTTTGCCACATTCTTTGTACTCAACGCAAAAGTGCTAGAGTTTATGATATTTCAGGTTGGCTCCACCAGCGAGGAGTTTATTGCAgaacagaagaagaaacttcagtTCGATAATAGGGCTTCAAGAGTTGCTCAGTTTCGTTTTACAACTGGCGTGGCCGTGCAGGTTTAGATATCAACCATGTCCACGATTTGGATTTAGCTAATCCCTTCATATGCAGATGTTAAACTGTGTTTGCTCTTCTCAAGAATTGTTCCTGACTATCTCATTTTGTGTTTTGTTCAAATTGTGACTGCCTCTTGTATTTGTAGATTTTTAATATATCTTAAGCTTGTATTACCTGATAGTCATTTAATTAATGTATCTGTGTTGAAGGTTAATTTACTGTTGTTGTTCAATAACAATAGTGCATGCAGCAAAGCACCATAGACAATTTCACCAAAAAGCCAAGGGATAATTAACATTCGTAGCTGCAGTCAAATATGATAAATCATACACTTGATATATGTAAACTCCTGGCTTGATGCTTACTTCAACATCTCAGTGTAGTTACACTAGCTCTAGAGCCTAGAGACAAGGTATCAGGTGGTTGCCCGGTTTCATTTTAATACCGACAGTGCTTGCATTTCTGGGTTTTCAAACATGCCGGTAATTTGGACGTAACTGATCCATCTGTAGTGATGGTGTTGAAAAACTTGGTTTGGGCCAGCGAGGAGTTAATTGTTGCCTATCCGCATatcttattttttatttattttggctaGCCTTGTTTagttacaggttatgtaggagtaTTTCAAGTTTGTGTTATCCTGAAACGCTATAACAAACTATTTATATTTATGATGTTAGTTGGTGATTAGGTCTTGTAGATGCTTCATCACCATGATACCTTGCCATTTGATCAAGTTATCGTGTGGCTGAATTTATCTTgcgacttactagggactcttttatgtttacaaaacatacAAGTATTAATATttacagttaatacaattatagcatgagatgcaaatatttagcataaacagaaagatataataataaccattttattatttcctcttgggtATATCTCCAACAACTCCTCCTTAATGGTGGCCTTACTCTGCCTCTTCTCCGCCCTCGCCGATCTTCTCTCCGCCTTCTTCTGGTCCCATAATGTTGGGTCGAATTCCACGTCCTCGAGGTGGTCTCTCAGTCTCAGCCATtgcgccatgaactgctcgtcctccTCGGCGATGGCAACCCAACGCTGCCCCTAGCGGTGGCATCGCGAGTCTGCCTGTGACACAAATTGCCGCTGTGGAGCGTGACTATCGACTTCCGCCATAGACCTCACCTCCTGGAAGTTCACGTCTTGGCGTGGAAGACCAAACCTCcatgccgcaacgtcgtatgagtGGGCATCCTCCACCCTGGCgttgaaggtgccgagccacacgcgCTGTCCGCGGTGGAGATTTCGGGAGTGTAATGCCCCCGGGCTTCAAACGGACACCGACATAGCCCATGGAGCTCTGATTGGCACAGAGACGAAGAGGCATCTCGACGGCAATAGGGGATCGGGGGGCTTTGGCGGTGATGACGTGGGAGAACTGCTGGGTTGGGTGTGTTTTATGTTCGAGCcgagtgacaaggtatcaacttgtcaatgcctatggattataggctagggtttagttggaagtagagggcaagtagatctcgaatgtttcagccgaaaagtactcgacgattatgaaaactagggttcgtaaacaatgattcgatgccttcCGTCCCTCGactcctttatataggaggcggagcgagaattcgtgttgtacaagttacgagtcgggatggtttctaactcatcccgcaaaattacaaataacacttcctattacaactctagcttctcttaataatatcttgggcttccgaatcttcttattcttcgggtagtgggccttcagtaaaccccgggtactatcttcggcaggcccatttggggtgcCTATGTCACCGAGACACACAACTATATATAGGGATGCGATGGCGGGGAAAAATGGTGCGTAGAGAAAGGCGGGAAGAAAAAAAGATGGGAAAGCAATCTTTGCCATGTATGGGACAAAGGAAAAGGTACATAACtccgtgttcttttcatgtgcacacggcaaaggtatGAGTAGGAATATTTTGGCAGGAAATTCATCACGGGCGGGAACTGACGGCAATGTGGCCCTATTGTTCTGTCGTGTTTTCGTTAAAGACACACTGCAAAGATCAGCCATTGTAACATCCCTGTCAAAAGAGGACACAATACACACAATACGATTCCACCAAACCAAGATTCAGTAGGTTAACGTTTTGTCCCTGCTCCTCTCTCCCAGACGGCGGCGGCCagatcccatctccaccggcgtgagcTCTGGGCCCCTCTCCATCCGCTTTCCGCTCCGGCGGtaggagggggaggggacctcgttcctcctccgttttgtagttagggcttgtctgctgtggtgcgtcgttggggtggtgggagcggcgcccgggaaaataaatctgcctcaactccactcccacaccggcggtgACCTTCACGAcagcgtctcggagttgttggcaacgtgttCTTGTTGATCTTTcaggtcggcagcttggtcttctcgccgttcttcagatctggcaagatctgtttctcgacgtgtcactaGCGTTTGTCATTGTCCACGACGGCGCagggggccggggcgaggtggttcttctggagcgaagatgttggtccggaggtggtggatatgccgttcttctctgacttcgtcgatgggaggcggcgtatcttggtccaagacaacacgtggacgtcccccggtcgacgtgccacaacatgtgcctcgctgcatgcagcaggcctgttcatcgactcacaaagcctagttggcgatggtgcttttttttggatcttgcaacggtggaggctcggcgtctcttcttgcgttcgtctcgaCGGCGTTGGAATTGAACAGCGGCCGCTGGCTACAGTGGTTGCAGAAAACCCTAGGGATCATTTTGTATTTCTTtatcttttaggattttatcttttaggattttatctgcaaatttaggataatcattttatcctggtttgtcttttagtttccacatgtgttgcttcatgtaacttggttttcgattaatgaaatatgtggttgctctaaaAAAACGGACAATACGGTGGGGATCCCCCCTCCACCTCAAAAAAAGAGAGGACACGATGGCCACGTGTCACGCGTATTGCCATGCCGGTGAGCTTTGTCGTGTGCCACCTCCAAATTTGCCATGGTTTTTTTCTTTGTCGTGTGCCTTGTCTGTGTTTTCCATGCCTTTGTCTTTGCCATGTTCTTTTATTTCATCTGCCGTGTTCTCTATGTTCGCCATGCTCCTTTTTGTACATGCACACCGTACCATAGGCGGGCTTTGCCGTGTTCCGAGCTTCGTTTTCCCGTAGTGATAAGCAAAGAAGATGAAGATGGAGAAGACAAAAAAGAAAGGCACAAAAGAAATTCCAATGTTTCAGCGTGCTTGCGTTGAGCTAAACAGCTAATTCGTGTCTGGCGGAGGTACAGAGCGTTTCATCATGGAAGAACACACAGATAGACGTTTCCAATTGTAGGACTGCTTTACACGCTGGCCACTGGCTGCTCGATCTCATCGTTTTCATGTGCAATCGCCACCTGAGCCGGTTTGACCGTCACTCGCTATCACGCTGCCTTTCCCGCCGGAGCCGGAGGGGATGTTGGCCGTGGGTGGAGCCGGACTCGCTCGCCGGAGGTGGGCGTGTTCCTTGTCGTAGACGACCTCAGGACCATGGTCAGCTTACTCGGGGTCTTGTTGGATGCCACCATGGTCGGCGTCGGCTTGCTGGGGGTCTTGTTGGATGCCACCATGATCGGTGTCTGCTTGCTAGGGGTCTTGTTGGATGCGAGTGCCAGGCGGCTGGACCGgcggggtggcacgcccttgccggAGGAGACGCCGCGGGTGCCGTCGCCGGTGGCGTCGGTGGCCCGGCACGCTCCGACCGGCGCGTCTTCGTCGGTGGTCCGCGATGCGGAGCGCTCGTCGCTAGCATAATTGACGCCGCCACCATGatgatcgtcgtcctcctcctcgtcgtcgtcggactcctcatcgtcatcgtcgtcctcctcctcggactcctcgtcctcctcctcttggtcggGCACTAAAGGATCCTGTATCTCCTGACCTGCCATGGGCGGTAGCTAAGGCTGGACACGAGCCAGCTCGAGCTGGGCTCGGCGCGAGCCTGAGTTTAGCTCGCTCCAAATTGGCTCGGCTCGGGCTGGCTCGTTTGTCTCACGAGCCTGAAAAAGGGGCTCGGCTCGAGCTTGCCTTTGGCTCGGTCCAGCTCGAGCTGGCTCGCGAGCCAAACATCAGGAACAACGACAGAGAGTACAGAGACATTTTTGCAACTTTCCAAAGCTTTTAGGCATCAAAGTAAGCATGTATATATTCGTATTTGCCCAAGAAAAATGCATAGGGATGAATCAACAATTAAAAGCAATCTCACAAATCTTCTCCATTCTTTACATGGGGATGAATCATTTGCATCAATTTACTCACCACCGGCGTTGTTGATGGCCTGGACGAGGACGATCTGTGACGTTCCACCGCGCGGCTGGCATCGACGATGTGGGCAGGGAACCGTCGAGGACTCGAGGCGCTGGTCTTCTTCACCGTGGAGGATGGGGCGCGGCCACAGCGGGATTCCGCGGCAGAGAGGGCGCGGCGACAGCGGGCTTCCGCGGCGGAGAGGCCACGCGATACGGTGCGGCGCGAGGTAGACGGCTAGCCGGCCGGCCGTGGTGACATCAGGGACGGTGGCGACATCAGGGGCGGCGGCGTGTGAGCTGGAGATGGATACGATGGATACTGAGCAGCCTCCTATGACCTGCCCCCTCGCTCCCTCTCCTGACGGGCCATAAATCAGCCCACTATTCATTTCGGCCTTCGCTGATTTCGTAAGAAAAAAAAACGGCGAGCTTTCGGGCTGGCCCGAGCCGAGCCTGGCGAGCCAAAAGCCCGCGACGGGCCAGAAAAATGGGCTCGGCTCGGTGTGGCATTTCCGCGGGCCGAGCTCAACTCGGGCCGAGCCACGAAAAGCTCGGGCCGAGCTAAAAACTCGGCCCGTACGTCCAGCCTTAGCGGTAGCTCCTCTTGGCCGGGCATCAAAGGCGGTATCCCCTGATCACCTTGCACCATCTGCAACCCTTGCTCGACGTCAAAAGGGGGCTCTATCACG encodes:
- the LOC124655776 gene encoding putative F-box/FBD/LRR-repeat protein At1g66290; translation: MEAGGSRSKRGRSVSPSKDEDGGGVDHISALPDAILGEIITLLPTKDGARTRILASRWRHLWRSAPLNLQGRSLINHPDKRGKFAGVVSRILSSHQGPGRRFCIPDGHGRSIYGAATTMDAWLRSPALDNLQELDVWYDRCHQVPASTFRFSATLRVLAIGGCDLSKSSTVQGLGFPVLKQLGIECVIISESSIHSLIASCPVLECLSITYTYGFSCLRINSHSIKKIHIYGCGTDEPEQTDPIELKELIIESAPCLEILQDICNDGLHASIVSAPKLETLGILNEHKRDGVDYSTRLVFGSTVIQVGSTSEEFIAEQKKKLQFDNRASRVAQFRFTTGVAVQV